One Chaetodon trifascialis isolate fChaTrf1 chromosome 21, fChaTrf1.hap1, whole genome shotgun sequence genomic window carries:
- the coa3a gene encoding cytochrome c oxidase assembly factor 3 homolog, mitochondrial has protein sequence MADKTPEESNARFATRIDPAKEGLSKEQINFIRQVELQQWKKKSHMMRTRNVVTGLAIGALVVGIYGYTFYSVSQERVMDELDEEAKRARMQGPKTGAN, from the exons ATGGCCGACAAGACGCCAGAGGAGTCCAATGCTCGCTTTGCAACCAGGATAGATCCGGCTAAAGAGGGTCTTTCTAAGGAACAGATTAATTTCATCCGGCAGGTAGAGCTCCAACAGTGGAAGAAGAAATCACACATGATGCGGACACGAAATGTTGTGACGGGACTCGCCATCGGAGCACTCGTAGTGGGAATTT ACGGCTACACCTTTTACTCAGTCTCCCAGGAGCGGGTCATGGATGAACTGGACGAGGAGGCCAAGCGTGCAAGAATGCAGGGACCAAAGACTGGTGCCAACTGA
- the cntd1 gene encoding cyclin N-terminal domain-containing protein 1: MEKRLFCSPKKSISFRFGEASFDLLTDFLINLNKRNKDNLNGLSKCTGNFKDKKLMEYIFLMTKELTLDPLTGYHAIELLQRFMVKHLTDLLTTPTTHCPAADPPRSYEDTIFAKLKDKFPLIIFSCVQLASKLSLHSHIIDNSTAVHFLHTVGYNVSKEIVLETELMVLKGLEFRLNAPNPLTYVEILLEVLGHNEPSLSVEHLYHLCHHVLQFVTLQRTAIFESLLVTTTQRVDPSRQQREKFVTVTEDNMLLGVGVIAVASFIHYVKKWEQIVGELSHITGISRRSISDFAHVTLMHIVRPVT, translated from the exons atggagaaaagattATTTTGTTCTCCGAAAAAGAGTATTAGTTTCAGGTTTGGGGAAGCTTCTTTTGACCTGCTCACAGATTTCCTGATTAACctcaacaaaagaaacaaagataaCCTAAATGGTTTATCAAAATGCACCGGAAACTTCAAAGATAAAAAACTAATGG AATACATCTTCCTGATGACTAAAGAACTAACACTTGATCCACTAACTGGGTACCATGCCATTGAATTACTTCAAAG GTTTATGGTCAAGCACCTTACAGATTTGTTGACCACACCCACAACTCATTGCCCAGCTGCTGATCCACCAAGAAGTTATGAGGACACCATTTTTGCCAAGCTCAAGGACAAATTCCCTCTCATCATCTTCTCCTGCGTGCAACTTGCAAGCAAACTGTCTTTGCACAGTCAT ATAATCGACAACAGTACTGCTGTACACTTTCTGCATACAGTGGGCTACAATGTCTCTAAGGAGATTGTCCTGGAAACAGAGCTGATGGTCTTAAAAGGGCTTGAATTCAGACTAAATGCCCCTAACCCACTGACGTATGTGGAAATCCTTCTGGAGGTACTTG GACACAATGAGCCATCCCTCTCTGTCGAGCATCTGTACCACCTATGCCACCATGTTCTCCAGTTCGTCACCCTGCAGAGGACTGCCATCTTTGAGTCCTTGTTAGTGACTACCACTCAGCGTGTCGACCCATCCAGACAACAGAG AGAGAAGTTTGTGACAGTGACTGAAGACAACATGCTTCTTGGTGTTGGTGTCATCGCCGTGGCTTCATTCATCCACTATGTCAAAAAATGGGAACAG ATAGTGGGAGAACTCAGTCACATCACAGGAATCTCAAGGAGGAGCATCAGTGATTTCGCTCATGTGACACTGATGCACATTGTTAGACCCGTTACTTGA